In the genome of Drosophila pseudoobscura strain MV-25-SWS-2005 chromosome 3, UCI_Dpse_MV25, whole genome shotgun sequence, one region contains:
- the LOC117183696 gene encoding uncharacterized protein, protein MVCGDARTRAAAVGVIAIIIAIVNLILQLINREFIRSWYFYLRTGIWILIGLTAVALLIGIYYENSVIVMVWLIVASVNGVILAIFYNITLAHLIEDIDIIVVSIFFIIHIVFFVCCVWFPYKYYSTISNSDPY, encoded by the exons ATGGTCTGCGGAGACGCAAGAACTAGGGCTGCGGCGGTCGGAGTAATTGCAATAATAATCGCAATTGtcaatttaattttgcaaCTTATTAATA GAGAGTTCATAAGAAGCTGGTACTTCTACCTTCGAACGGGGATCTGGATTCTGATTGGTCTAACCGCGGTTGCACTGCTGATTGGGATCTATTAT GAAAATAGTGTTATTGTGATGGTATGGCTAATTGTGGCTTCTGTGAACGGAGtcattttggccattttctaCAACATTACTCTAGCGCACTTGATTGAGGATATCGATATTATTGTGgtttcgattttttttatCATTCACATCG ttttttttgtgtgttgtgtttggTTTCCATATAAATACTATAGCACGATCTCTAACTCTGACCCTTACTAG
- the LOC26532865 gene encoding uncharacterized protein isoform X2 translates to MLCDRNMCILLWIIGYFVNAESEPFIIIGLSAWLPILLAASILLLGACQESRMLVQMSIVVAVCGGCLWIISSIGMLINTLAQKDILIETVMQTISLLLFIGLIGFLVYFPYRYLKELER, encoded by the exons ATGCTATGCGATCGCAATATGTGCATTCTTTTATGGATTATTGGATATTTCG TCAATGCCGAATCCGAACCATTTATAATCATTGGACTCTCGGCTTGGCTTCCGATTCTTTTAGCCGCCAGTATCCTGTTATTGGGCGCCTGCCAG GAGAGTCGTATGCTGGTGCAGATGTCGATCGTGGTGGCTGTGTGTGGTGGTTGCTTATGGATAATTTCGAGCATAGGGATGCTCATTAATACATTGGCGCAAAAagatattttaattgaaacagTGATGCAAACTATTTCCCTTTTACTTTTCATCG GTCTGATCGGGTTTCTCGTATATTTTCCATATAGGTATTTGAAGGAACTGGAAAGATAA
- the LOC26532865 gene encoding uncharacterized protein isoform X1 codes for MTAIRKNPNSGMCLSVDVGGQSKCYAIAICAFFYGLLDISVKSYCLVNAESEPFIIIGLSAWLPILLAASILLLGACQESRMLVQMSIVVAVCGGCLWIISSIGMLINTLAQKDILIETVMQTISLLLFIGLIGFLVYFPYRYLKELER; via the exons ATGACAGCTATCCGAAAAAATCCCAACTCCGGAATGTGTTTGTCGGTGGATGTCGGTGGCCAGAGTAAATGCTATGCGATCGCAATATGTGCATTCTTTTATGGATTATTGGATATTTCGGTAAAGAGCTACTGTCTCG TCAATGCCGAATCCGAACCATTTATAATCATTGGACTCTCGGCTTGGCTTCCGATTCTTTTAGCCGCCAGTATCCTGTTATTGGGCGCCTGCCAG GAGAGTCGTATGCTGGTGCAGATGTCGATCGTGGTGGCTGTGTGTGGTGGTTGCTTATGGATAATTTCGAGCATAGGGATGCTCATTAATACATTGGCGCAAAAagatattttaattgaaacagTGATGCAAACTATTTCCCTTTTACTTTTCATCG GTCTGATCGGGTTTCTCGTATATTTTCCATATAGGTATTTGAAGGAACTGGAAAGATAA
- the LOC26534449 gene encoding uncharacterized protein isoform X2 — MSWKCERQTIYIIAAVLGDILLIAFLRYVWHLSLFDVFVFLALILLNGVAIYEYPTLVLAGTLAIPLACIHLFVWRIDALTELWGRIKILTKIGHVLVLTFLIVYSALWMFLAFSYFNHVSNNTSLEILKEYGG; from the exons ATGAGTTGGAAATGTGAAAGACAAACCATATACATTATAGCAGCTGTATTGGGCGACATACTTCTTATAGCCTTCCTTCGATACG TTTGGCATCTAAGTCTATTCGATGTTTTCGTATTCCTTGCACTTATACTATTGAACGGCGTTGCCATATAT GAATATCCAACACTGGTGCTGGCGGGCACCCTCGCTATACCCCTCGCTTGTATCCACCTATTCGTTTGGCGAATCGATGCGTTAACTGAACTTTGGGGTAGAAtcaaaatattaacaaaaatcGGCCACGTTTTAGTTTTAACGTTTCTGATAG TTTACTCTGCGCTTTGGATGTTTCTTGCCTTTTCCTACTTCAACCATGTGAGCAACAATACCTCATTGGAGATACTCAAAGAATATGGTGGATAA
- the LOC26534449 gene encoding uncharacterized protein isoform X1: protein MSWKCERQTIYIIAAVLGDILLIAFLRYVWHLSLFDVFVFLALILLNGVAIYVGYWISLEYPTLVLAGTLAIPLACIHLFVWRIDALTELWGRIKILTKIGHVLVLTFLIVYSALWMFLAFSYFNHVSNNTSLEILKEYGG from the exons ATGAGTTGGAAATGTGAAAGACAAACCATATACATTATAGCAGCTGTATTGGGCGACATACTTCTTATAGCCTTCCTTCGATACG TTTGGCATCTAAGTCTATTCGATGTTTTCGTATTCCTTGCACTTATACTATTGAACGGCGTTGCCATATATGTGGGTTACTGGATCAGCCTG GAATATCCAACACTGGTGCTGGCGGGCACCCTCGCTATACCCCTCGCTTGTATCCACCTATTCGTTTGGCGAATCGATGCGTTAACTGAACTTTGGGGTAGAAtcaaaatattaacaaaaatcGGCCACGTTTTAGTTTTAACGTTTCTGATAG TTTACTCTGCGCTTTGGATGTTTCTTGCCTTTTCCTACTTCAACCATGTGAGCAACAATACCTCATTGGAGATACTCAAAGAATATGGTGGATAA
- the LOC117183695 gene encoding uncharacterized protein: MVCGDARTRAAAVGVFAIIFVIVLLLLSAFYTGEIERDWAYYLQAVLWFLIVPTAVALLIGLYYENSFIVMVWLIVASVIGVILTILHIIALTQLIDDKDIIINSIFFIIHIVFFACCVWFPYKFYSTISDSDPY, encoded by the exons ATGGTCTGCGGAGACGCAAGAACTAGGGCTGCGGCGGTCGGAGTATTTGCCATAATATTCGTAATTGTCCTTTTACTTTTGAGTGCATTTTATACTG GAGAGATCGAAAGAGACTGGGCCTACTACCTTCAAGCAGTTCTCTGGTTTCTGATTGTTCCAACCGCCGTTGCTCTGCTGATTGGGCTCTATTAT GAAAATAGTTTTATTGTGATGGTATGGCTAATTGTGGCTTCTGTGATCGGAGTCATTTTGACCATTTTGCACATCATAGCTCTAACGCAACTAATTGACGATAAGGATATTATTATCAATTCGATTTTTTTTATCATCCACATCG TTTTTTTTGCGTGTTGTGTTTGGTTTCCATATAAATTCTATAGCACGATCTCTGACTCTGACCCTTACTAG